TATTGTCCAGATAAGCACTCTGTGTGTCGCACAGCTCCTTGGCAGCCATCTTTGGTTGGATCAGTGCAGTAGTGCCCCTCCAGAGGTTCACAGAGTGCATCTGAGGATGGGGTGCAGGCTCTCTTTAACCTGAGTCCTGCACCTTGATTAAGAAAAAATAGAATACTACTAATACACCATGTACAGTTAAGGTAAGCATACTGTAGCGCATAACTACACTAATATACTCATCTACAGtagtactactgctactactataacACAAGTGCTGATGTATtgtagtttaatgtaatgtaaaccatTTCAGCTGCAAAAAATAGAGCAAGTACAGGTAGATAAAAGCGATGCAGCACTTACTGGAGTCACATACCCTGCACGACCTGCATGCCTCAAGTCCATTGGGTGCATCAGTGTAAGATCCTTGGGAACATGGAACACACGTCGTACTCGTGTACTCTGTGCAGTGCCTTCTTACGTAATAACCTATCAGAAATTAGAAAGCAAATAATTAATTTCTGAAATAATTAGTACACTCACCCTGTGTTTAGTGTATCATGGAAATATATTTATTGCTGTCAGCTAAGCACACTCATAGCAAATAAGCTGAACAACAAGTGCACCAGAGAGCATtttgaaactagaaatgcacacagagagtgcagacctcgaccaaggaagctgtttgacaggacatttgactatgttacaccctcattttttccCAGTGAGAAAAGAGGCTTTAAAAGCTTTATTCACAAGAAGCAACTAAACATGCTACTCTAATCAACTTTTCACAAGTGTTTTTAAATCATGTAATGAAATGTGACTGTCAGTTATTCAAGAGTTCTTATTTGGCATTTCCCGATTAATTTTCAGAGGGTCTGGTCCTACTAATACGAAATAGATTCCCTAAGGTGTTGCCAAGATGGCCGCAGAGTGAGGTAACTTAGGTACAACAACTTTGACAAGAGTGCAGCTTCTTACCAGGTCCGCACATGGGGCAGCACTCCTGTCCAATTAGATACTCAGCTCTCCCACACGCACATGACACCTCACACACGGCCAGGAGGAGGATCAAGGCTGCAATCAGAAACTTCAACATGTCTTCCTCAGCTCTTAGGCCGATTATTTTGAAGATGGTGGTATTCGAAACAGTGTGCAGCAAACTCATGTCCTACTGTGTCTTCTGATGCAtctgttaaataaaaaaaaaacagaatcagAATCTATGTTACTTATTCAGAAATGGATGCAGATTAAGCATGCATTGAAGTTGTTACTATAAACTCCAAAACATAGCAATAGCAAGTATATAAGACTTTGATTTATATCAGTACAACTCCTGACAACCAGGCTTCGCAAGGCAAGAGCCACATGTGGTGGTTCCAAAAATCGGAGTACAAACAAAGAAAGTACGAcatgcggacaaagatgcgtctgcttgttagcctggtgaaccagcgggcagggttttgagggaaggttgttctcatcaacaatcttcggatgtattatgcatcgaggccagactaaattagacatccacatttagtctggtttatcaggctatctgCTTGTTGCTCAAAGCGTAGTGTTTTGTCTATCGCGTTTTCAGCTTTAATTCCCTCCTCTCTCGCACTCTGGCTGTGAATATTTTGCATCTGGGGAAATAGCACCTCCCCCCTCTTGTATGGTAACCATCTGGTCAGATAAAGTACTGCACGTcagaatgcatttcagacggacagaccgacggacagacataccctctttaaagggacactgtgtgagatatttagttgtttatttccagtattcatgctgcccattcactaatgttatctttttaatgaatatttaccaccatcatcaaattctaagtattcattataactggaaaaattgcacttttcatacatgaaaagggggatcttctcaatggtccgccattttgaatttccaaaaatagccatttttagctgcaaaaaagactctacttggaccatactaaaaaatatttgtttaatacttagcaaactttcatgtgaagatcaaatttggcaataggcagcccaatttcaataagcagcatagatgcagtaccttttttgaccatttcttgcagtgtccctttaagggatgctaggacgcatctaaaaaagtgGCGCTCCTCAATCGGGCGTCTGACCTGCTATGCTAATGTAAAGATGCCTGATGTTGCTGGTCTGGAACAGTGTGTTTTTCATTTCCTGCAGGTGTTCCCACCCCTAGGTCTTTCTTGTACCAACACACTGTAGCACCATGGGCCACCTAAGTCATAAGACCATTCATTGTTAGCAGGCAAGAAAGCTTATTCTAGTGTTTGTGCGAAACTGGGTCAGAGAATACATCGTGCGCCTCACGTATTTGACTTGC
This Engraulis encrasicolus isolate BLACKSEA-1 chromosome 10, IST_EnEncr_1.0, whole genome shotgun sequence DNA region includes the following protein-coding sequences:
- the LOC134456466 gene encoding tumor necrosis factor receptor superfamily member 14-like, with the translated sequence MSLLHTVSNTTIFKIIGLRAEEDMLKFLIAALILLLAVCEVSCACGRAEYLIGQECCPMCGPGYYVRRHCTEYTSTTCVPCSQGSYTDAPNGLEACRSCRVCDSRLRLKRACTPSSDALCEPLEGHYCTDPTKDGCQGAVRHTECLSGQYIKRPGSDILDAECDDCVGKEYSDGSFTSCRPHTRCEEKGLIVLAEGSISQDT